In Herbaspirillum sp. WKF16, one genomic interval encodes:
- a CDS encoding FxDxF family PEP-CTERM protein — translation MQKLLSNLLLAASFAAAGSAAQAAQINSTTPLEFDGKTSTFGAAFDTSQSGQTFQQDYTFSNSGAATATSAVISIALGSASSLDITGFSLNGNGKTWTGAKSVVGGTQYFTLRASNIAAGDYTLRVTGSVTGASGGSFGGNISVAAVPEISTAAMMLGGLALVGLAAMRSRRRDPGAGAGGFQPA, via the coding sequence GCAACCTGCTGCTCGCAGCATCATTCGCGGCAGCGGGGAGCGCGGCGCAGGCCGCGCAAATCAACAGCACCACACCGCTGGAATTCGACGGCAAGACCTCCACCTTCGGTGCCGCCTTCGATACCTCGCAATCCGGCCAGACCTTCCAGCAGGACTACACCTTCAGCAACAGCGGCGCGGCCACCGCGACCTCGGCGGTGATCTCCATTGCGCTGGGCAGCGCCTCCTCACTGGACATCACCGGCTTCTCCCTCAACGGCAACGGCAAGACCTGGACCGGCGCCAAGTCGGTGGTGGGCGGCACGCAGTACTTCACGCTGCGGGCCTCCAACATTGCCGCGGGCGACTACACGCTGAGGGTCACGGGTTCGGTCACCGGCGCATCAGGCGGCAGCTTCGGCGGCAATATCAGCGTGGCGGCAGTGCCTGAAATTTCCACGGCTGCGATGATGCTGGGCGGCCTGGCGCTGGTCGGCCTGGCCGCGATGCGCAGCAGGCGCCGCGATCCCGGCGCCGGCGCCGGCGGTTTCCAGCCGGCCTGA